Proteins from a genomic interval of Amycolatopsis sp. cg13:
- a CDS encoding MFS transporter, whose translation MVTVVDVRAVQRRTIRVLIGAQMVFAVVMAMASPVAALLAQQITGSAGLAGLAQAATVAGGMLASVPLAEFTARRGRRLGVAAGYLVGAVGAAAVVLGGVVASYPLLFAGSLLTGTAVAAGLQARFAATDLVEPERRGRAIGTVVWASTIGGVVGPSLAGPSDSASAVLGLPQFTGPFLVIGAGLVLTAAATFVWLRPDPLLLARSLRGETHDPRGQGVLRTARALAGNPAARRSLVAIAVVHAVMVSVMNMASLHLHHGGGTLRVVGFAISVHLAGMFLLAPVFGWLSDRVGGRRVLALGLLLLLASAAVLQSTSGHDTGLVMGGLLLLGLGWSAGFVAGSSLLTASVDEELRPRAQGFSDLLMQAAAAAGGLLAGSVVEFWGYPWLARISAVPVALVAIWYLLAARRAAARA comes from the coding sequence GTGGTCACAGTGGTCGATGTCCGTGCCGTGCAGCGCCGGACCATCCGGGTCCTGATCGGCGCCCAGATGGTCTTCGCCGTGGTGATGGCGATGGCCTCGCCGGTCGCGGCGCTCCTCGCTCAGCAGATCACCGGGTCGGCCGGACTGGCCGGGCTCGCCCAGGCGGCCACCGTCGCCGGCGGCATGCTGGCCTCGGTCCCGCTCGCCGAGTTCACCGCGCGGCGGGGCCGTCGGCTCGGGGTGGCCGCCGGGTATCTCGTCGGCGCCGTCGGGGCGGCGGCCGTGGTGCTCGGCGGGGTCGTCGCCAGCTATCCGCTCCTGTTCGCCGGGTCGCTGCTGACGGGCACCGCTGTGGCGGCCGGGCTGCAGGCGAGGTTCGCCGCGACGGACCTGGTCGAGCCCGAGCGGCGCGGGCGGGCGATCGGCACCGTGGTGTGGGCCTCCACGATCGGGGGCGTGGTGGGCCCGTCGCTGGCCGGACCGTCGGATTCGGCCTCGGCAGTGCTGGGCCTCCCGCAGTTCACCGGTCCCTTCTTGGTGATCGGCGCGGGACTGGTGCTGACCGCAGCCGCGACGTTCGTGTGGCTGCGGCCCGATCCGCTGCTGCTGGCCCGTTCCCTGCGCGGGGAAACCCACGACCCTCGCGGGCAGGGCGTCCTGCGGACCGCTCGCGCGCTGGCGGGCAATCCCGCCGCCCGGCGCAGCCTGGTCGCGATCGCCGTGGTGCACGCGGTCATGGTGTCGGTGATGAACATGGCTTCACTGCACCTGCACCACGGCGGCGGCACTTTGCGCGTCGTCGGGTTCGCGATCAGCGTCCACCTGGCCGGGATGTTCCTGCTGGCCCCGGTGTTCGGCTGGCTGTCCGACCGGGTCGGCGGCCGCCGGGTGCTCGCCCTCGGACTGCTTCTCCTGCTCGCCTCCGCTGCGGTGCTGCAGAGCACGAGCGGGCACGACACCGGCCTGGTGATGGGCGGTCTGCTGCTGCTGGGCCTGGGCTGGTCGGCGGGCTTCGTCGCGGGTTCGAGCCTGCTGACGGCTTCGGTCGACGAGGAACTGCGCCCCCGGGCGCAGGGCTTTTCCGACCTGCTGATGCAGGCGGCCGCGGCGGCCGGCGGGCTGCTCGCCGGCAGCGTCGTCGAATTCTGGGGCTATCCGTGGCTGGCGCGCATCTCCGCCGTCCCGGTCGCCCTCGTCGCAATCTGGTACCTGCTCGCCGCGCGGCGCGCCGCTGCCCGCGCGTGA
- the selD gene encoding selenide, water dikinase SelD, with amino-acid sequence MVAASEGVRLTELSTGAGCACKLPLEKLDDLFSSFREGLAPASEDLLVGALDGDDAAVLRLDAERALVLTTDFFTPIVDDPYDWGRVAAANSLSDVYAMGGRPLIAVNLTAWPGEVLPIRLLNDVLRGGADLAAIAGCEVVGGHTIDDAVPKYGMAVLGIAHPERLLAIDRLRPGDHLVLTKPLGTGVITTALKNGAVDDAVVRAAVDSMTMLNAAASEVALACGVRAATDITGFGLAGHLHRMLRASGAAAELYAGSVPLLPDALELAARFVPGGTRANMAYLAPTVDVDRDVPHDLAVLLHDAQTSGGLLLAVPGDPAPLAAALAARGIDAPVIGKVVEGQPGRVSIRGGVATR; translated from the coding sequence ATGGTGGCTGCGTCCGAAGGCGTGCGACTGACCGAGCTGTCCACCGGGGCCGGGTGTGCGTGCAAACTGCCCCTGGAGAAGCTCGACGATCTGTTCTCGTCGTTCCGCGAAGGCCTGGCGCCGGCGTCGGAGGATCTGCTCGTCGGGGCGCTGGACGGCGACGACGCGGCGGTCCTGCGGCTGGACGCGGAGCGGGCGCTGGTGCTGACCACCGACTTCTTCACGCCGATCGTGGACGACCCCTACGACTGGGGCCGCGTGGCAGCGGCCAACTCGCTGTCGGACGTCTACGCCATGGGCGGGCGCCCGCTGATCGCGGTCAACCTCACCGCGTGGCCTGGCGAGGTCCTGCCGATCCGGTTGCTGAACGACGTGCTCCGCGGCGGCGCGGACCTGGCCGCGATCGCGGGGTGCGAAGTCGTGGGCGGGCACACGATCGACGACGCGGTGCCCAAGTACGGCATGGCCGTGCTGGGCATCGCCCACCCCGAACGGCTGCTGGCGATCGACCGCCTGCGGCCCGGCGACCATCTGGTGCTGACCAAGCCGCTCGGCACCGGGGTGATCACCACGGCGCTGAAGAACGGCGCAGTCGACGACGCGGTGGTGCGCGCGGCCGTGGACTCGATGACCATGCTCAACGCCGCGGCCAGCGAAGTGGCCCTCGCGTGCGGGGTCCGCGCCGCCACCGACATCACCGGCTTCGGGCTGGCAGGACACCTGCACCGGATGCTGCGCGCCAGCGGCGCGGCCGCCGAGCTCTACGCCGGGAGCGTGCCGCTGCTGCCGGACGCTCTCGAACTGGCTGCCCGGTTCGTTCCCGGCGGCACCCGGGCGAACATGGCCTACCTCGCCCCGACGGTCGACGTCGACCGCGACGTGCCCCACGACCTCGCGGTGCTGCTGCACGACGCGCAGACCTCCGGCGGCCTGCTCCTGGCCGTCCCCGGCGATCCGGCCCCGCTGGCCGCCGCGCTCGCCGCGCGCGGGATCGACGCTCCGGTGATCGGCAAAGTCGTCGAGGGACAACCGGGCCGGGTGAGCATCCGCGGCGGTGTCGCGACACGATGA
- a CDS encoding phosphate/phosphite/phosphonate ABC transporter substrate-binding protein: MTGLRSSRLLGPALLAAALLTSSGCGAARASGPAGVPDPLRIGLSPSITPALQRETYQPLARYLHQRLGVEVVFSAPVDESAGLRALRDDAVDVARLDALTYAATDHQDSLVPLVTEVDAETGSPRYLSALVARHGSRVRSVADVVRAGARVALGDPHSAAGDLYPRVMLGDPGAAATLVTGTGYNTARAVLDGTAGAGGLALRTLHRLERDRAVPAGAFDVLRTHPVPGSPWVARRGLGAAAQDAVAAAFESISAPGLLNLLQARGYVQARPADYRELRADAERLGTGEATP; this comes from the coding sequence ATGACGGGCCTCCGTTCGTCCCGACTGCTCGGTCCCGCGCTGCTGGCCGCGGCCTTGCTGACCTCCTCAGGGTGCGGCGCCGCCCGCGCTTCGGGCCCTGCGGGCGTGCCCGACCCGCTGCGGATCGGGCTGAGTCCCAGCATCACGCCCGCGCTGCAGCGCGAGACCTACCAGCCGCTCGCCCGGTATCTGCATCAGCGTCTCGGGGTCGAGGTGGTCTTCTCCGCTCCCGTCGACGAATCCGCGGGGTTGCGGGCGCTGCGCGACGACGCGGTCGACGTGGCCCGCCTCGACGCGCTGACCTACGCCGCAACCGATCATCAGGATTCCCTCGTGCCGCTGGTCACCGAAGTCGACGCCGAGACCGGAAGCCCGCGGTATCTCTCCGCGCTCGTCGCCCGGCACGGCAGCCGCGTGCGCAGCGTCGCCGACGTCGTCCGCGCCGGAGCCCGGGTCGCTCTGGGCGACCCGCACTCGGCGGCCGGCGACTTGTATCCCCGCGTCATGCTCGGCGACCCGGGCGCGGCGGCAACGCTCGTGACCGGCACCGGCTACAACACCGCGCGCGCCGTGTTGGACGGCACGGCCGGTGCGGGCGGGCTGGCGTTGCGGACGCTGCACCGGCTCGAACGCGACCGCGCCGTCCCCGCCGGGGCATTCGACGTGCTGCGCACCCACCCGGTGCCGGGCAGTCCCTGGGTCGCTCGCCGCGGGCTCGGCGCCGCCGCTCAGGACGCGGTCGCCGCCGCGTTCGAGTCGATCTCCGCCCCCGGCCTGCTGAACCTTCTGCAGGCACGCGGCTACGTCCAGGCTCGCCCAGCGGACTACCGGGAACTGCGCGCCGACGCCGAACGCCTCGGAACCGGGGAGGCCACGCCATGA
- the selA gene encoding L-seryl-tRNA(Sec) selenium transferase, with product MTTADPRRALPKVDALLAHPLLAPHRDEWGQQPLAGAARHVLDACRTAIGRGEPVPGAEVLAQRVVEHLDLTGARRVRAVVNATGVVLHTNLGRSPLSSAAREAVLAASGYSTVEFDLATGGRGKRGHAAHAMLRTLTGAPGALIVNNAAAALLLSLGALARGKEVVVSRGELIEIGGEFRIPSIMEAAGVTLVEVGTTNRTHLRDYAEAITDRTALVLLVHPSNYRIEGFTASPSLPELAALARQHRIPVLHDVGSGLLHGTLGEEPTVEDSLRDGADLVVFSGDKLFGGPQAGMIVGAEDLVAGLARHPIARAVRIDKLTLAALEATLLAHLSGRRDLELPVWRSLRAGWGELYSRAQRLAARLGPGAEVREGVSTPGGGSLPGQTIRSPLVHLTPRNGSEAATMARLRHGEPPVIARTEKGRLVVDLRTVAEDDDDTLAAALLRALQTPPASGNGSGPATAASTESEDQTQHATS from the coding sequence ATGACTACAGCCGACCCGCGCCGGGCACTGCCCAAAGTGGACGCTCTGCTCGCTCATCCGCTGCTGGCCCCGCACCGGGACGAGTGGGGCCAGCAGCCGCTCGCGGGTGCCGCGCGGCACGTGCTGGACGCCTGCCGCACCGCGATCGGCCGCGGGGAACCGGTGCCCGGCGCCGAGGTGCTGGCCCAGCGCGTCGTCGAGCACCTCGACCTCACCGGCGCGCGCCGGGTGCGCGCCGTCGTCAACGCCACCGGCGTGGTGCTGCACACCAACCTCGGCCGCTCTCCGCTTTCCTCCGCAGCGCGCGAAGCCGTTCTCGCCGCTTCCGGATACTCCACTGTGGAATTCGATCTCGCCACCGGCGGGCGCGGCAAACGCGGTCACGCCGCCCACGCGATGCTACGCACGCTGACCGGCGCTCCCGGCGCGCTGATCGTCAACAACGCCGCGGCGGCGCTGCTGCTGAGCCTCGGCGCACTCGCCCGCGGGAAGGAAGTCGTCGTCTCCCGCGGGGAACTTATCGAGATCGGCGGGGAATTCCGGATACCGTCCATCATGGAGGCGGCCGGCGTCACCCTCGTCGAAGTCGGCACCACCAACCGCACTCATCTGCGCGACTACGCCGAAGCGATCACCGACCGCACCGCGCTGGTGCTGCTGGTGCATCCGTCCAATTACCGCATCGAGGGATTCACCGCCTCGCCTTCGCTGCCGGAACTGGCGGCACTCGCCCGCCAGCACCGAATCCCGGTGCTGCACGACGTCGGCTCCGGCCTGCTGCACGGAACGCTGGGCGAGGAACCTACCGTCGAGGACAGCCTCCGCGACGGCGCGGATCTTGTCGTCTTCTCCGGAGACAAGCTCTTCGGAGGCCCGCAGGCTGGCATGATCGTCGGCGCCGAGGACCTCGTCGCCGGGCTCGCCCGCCATCCGATCGCGCGCGCCGTCCGCATCGACAAGCTCACTCTCGCCGCGCTCGAAGCCACTCTCTTGGCGCACCTGTCCGGCAGGAGGGACCTGGAACTTCCCGTCTGGCGCTCGCTGCGCGCGGGCTGGGGCGAGCTTTACTCGCGAGCGCAGCGACTCGCCGCCCGCCTCGGACCGGGCGCCGAGGTTCGGGAGGGGGTCAGCACCCCGGGCGGCGGCAGCCTCCCCGGCCAGACGATCCGAAGCCCGCTCGTGCACCTGACTCCCCGAAACGGCAGCGAAGCGGCGACCATGGCCCGGCTGCGCCACGGCGAACCCCCGGTCATCGCGCGCACCGAAAAAGGCCGCCTCGTCGTCGACCTGCGCACCGTCGCCGAAGACGACGACGACACGCTCGCAGCCGCGCTGCTGCGCGCGCTGCAAACCCCGCCCGCGTCCGGCAACGGCTCCGGACCGGCGACCGCCGCATCGACAGAAAGCGAGGACCAGACCCAACACGCGACCTCATGA
- a CDS encoding selenium-binding protein SBP56-related protein yields the protein MSTRTDPTFYRTASHAMSGPPERHGYVVTLDPSGNRPDALSVLDLDPESATYGQLTGRLDMPNVGDELHHFGWNACSAHLCPGSPHHDVERRYLLVPGLRSSRIHVVDTKPDPHRPRLAKVIEPDAVAAGSGYSRPHTFHCGPDGIYVSALGSPDGSGPGGLFRLDHETFDVQGRWEADRGPQYLAYDFWWHLGHNILVSSEWGTPEMVEYGLDPQRLLAHEYGHCIHLWDLRTGRHLQQLDLGAEHQMVLELRPAHNPSKTYGFVNAVVSTKDLSSSVWAWHRDNGNWAIRKVIEIPAEPADADSLPPALQPFGAVPPLVTDLVLSLDDRYLYVACWGTGDLRQYDVSDPFAPKLTGTLRLGGIVSRAPHPRGGGPLNGAPQMVELSRDGRRLYFSNSLYSSWDDQFYPDGLRGWIAKADIADDGRMTLDENFFVPFEGERPHQIRLEGGDSSSDSYCYS from the coding sequence ATGAGCACACGGACCGACCCGACGTTCTACCGCACGGCGAGCCACGCCATGTCCGGCCCGCCCGAACGGCACGGCTACGTGGTCACGCTCGACCCCAGCGGAAACCGGCCGGACGCGCTGAGCGTGCTGGACCTCGACCCGGAGTCGGCGACCTACGGGCAGCTGACCGGACGGCTCGACATGCCCAACGTCGGGGACGAACTGCATCACTTCGGGTGGAACGCCTGCAGTGCGCACCTGTGCCCCGGTTCGCCCCACCATGACGTCGAGCGCCGCTACCTGCTGGTGCCCGGCCTGCGCTCGTCGCGGATCCACGTGGTCGACACGAAGCCCGACCCGCACCGGCCGCGCCTGGCGAAAGTGATCGAACCCGATGCCGTCGCGGCGGGCTCGGGCTACAGCAGGCCGCACACCTTCCACTGCGGTCCCGACGGAATCTACGTCAGCGCCCTGGGCTCGCCCGATGGCTCCGGGCCCGGCGGCCTCTTCCGGCTCGATCACGAGACGTTCGACGTCCAGGGGCGCTGGGAGGCCGACCGGGGCCCGCAGTACCTCGCCTACGACTTCTGGTGGCACCTCGGGCACAACATCCTGGTCAGCAGCGAATGGGGAACGCCGGAGATGGTCGAGTACGGACTCGACCCGCAACGGCTGCTGGCCCACGAATACGGCCATTGCATCCACCTGTGGGACCTGCGGACCGGACGGCACCTGCAGCAGCTCGACCTCGGAGCCGAGCACCAGATGGTGCTCGAGCTGCGCCCGGCGCACAATCCGTCGAAGACGTACGGATTCGTCAATGCTGTCGTGTCCACAAAGGACCTGTCGTCGTCGGTCTGGGCATGGCACCGTGACAACGGGAACTGGGCGATCCGCAAGGTGATCGAGATCCCCGCCGAACCGGCCGACGCGGACAGCCTGCCTCCGGCGCTGCAGCCGTTCGGCGCGGTCCCGCCTCTGGTCACGGATCTGGTGCTGAGCCTGGACGACCGCTATCTCTACGTCGCCTGCTGGGGCACCGGAGACCTGCGCCAGTACGACGTCTCCGATCCCTTCGCGCCGAAGCTGACCGGCACCCTCCGGCTCGGCGGCATCGTCTCGCGCGCCCCGCATCCCCGCGGCGGCGGCCCGCTCAACGGCGCTCCGCAGATGGTGGAACTCAGCCGGGACGGACGCCGCCTGTACTTCAGCAATTCGCTCTACTCGTCGTGGGACGACCAGTTCTACCCCGACGGGCTGCGCGGATGGATCGCCAAGGCCGACATCGCCGACGACGGCCGCATGACCCTCGACGAGAACTTCTTCGTTCCTTTCGAAGGAGAACGCCCCCACCAGATCCGACTGGAGGGCGGCGACTCGTCTTCGGATTCCTACTGCTACTCGTGA
- a CDS encoding DUF5993 family protein, whose translation MDTIIMVGIFGIFLAATRTWSRPKLIGLWAVAIVACLLLFWHHATSPLNLNF comes from the coding sequence ATGGACACCATCATCATGGTCGGGATTTTCGGGATATTCCTCGCCGCGACGAGGACATGGTCGCGGCCGAAACTGATCGGCTTGTGGGCGGTCGCCATCGTGGCGTGCCTGCTGCTGTTCTGGCACCACGCGACCTCGCCGCTCAACCTCAACTTCTGA
- a CDS encoding disulfide bond formation protein B, with protein sequence MTATATADAPARPANRLGFVLLHIYVLGICAVLLGGFLVQFGRGEYPCPLCILQRMFMMLAALGPVFVIARSRSQAVTTREFAAGYGMSIVASVCGAAVAARHIMLHVKPPDPGYGSTVWGLHPYTWAFITFTVAILAAGGSLALARELEPLDSRSTVLSTTVLWIFGAIVLANLLAVFALEGLHWFLPGDPVHYQLLYDLGITS encoded by the coding sequence ATGACTGCGACAGCCACCGCGGACGCGCCCGCCCGCCCGGCGAACCGTCTCGGCTTCGTCCTTCTGCACATCTACGTCCTGGGCATCTGCGCGGTCCTGCTCGGCGGCTTCCTCGTCCAATTCGGACGCGGCGAATACCCGTGCCCGCTGTGCATCCTGCAACGGATGTTCATGATGCTGGCCGCCCTCGGGCCCGTGTTCGTCATCGCGCGTTCGCGCTCCCAGGCCGTCACCACCCGGGAATTCGCCGCCGGATACGGAATGAGCATCGTGGCCAGCGTCTGCGGAGCCGCGGTCGCGGCCCGCCACATCATGCTGCACGTCAAGCCGCCGGACCCCGGATACGGCAGCACGGTCTGGGGCCTGCACCCCTACACCTGGGCCTTCATCACCTTCACCGTCGCGATCCTGGCCGCCGGCGGCAGCCTGGCGCTCGCGCGCGAACTCGAACCGCTGGACAGCCGCAGCACCGTCCTGTCCACGACCGTCCTGTGGATCTTCGGCGCGATCGTGCTCGCCAACCTCCTGGCGGTCTTCGCCCTCGAAGGACTGCACTGGTTCCTCCCCGGCGACCCCGTCCATTACCAGCTGCTCTACGACCTCGGGATCACCTCCTAG
- a CDS encoding iron-containing redox enzyme family protein encodes MTSTQDLDFKPRLRHCTFFQPEEGPVIMIVGERHFEIDQVGADFDTFLNFKRYLDGRHTVKEISEITGISPDDAIGIVNGFAEQELIRVEDESLDKIPVPVFLDQIDRSTGMWSEQIGFHRFWSSLENQRYRKEVFLGLILETYHYIKAASRHISTAIAHCTDPAWEHQLSEYLSEEYNHAWMARDSLLRMGLSQDEVENAHPVIGTWSLINNLCEIARGDTLGYLACTKLFEARDSETLDGANDLQRLAVAYGYPEDCLEPLVSHVAEDVNANHTGLLEEALEGRDYVPAAQAHRAVNNLHDLKHSFDQYYYGIAQYYSDISNYIPRLKVDYFSL; translated from the coding sequence GTGACGTCCACACAGGACCTTGACTTCAAACCCAGGCTGCGGCACTGCACGTTTTTCCAGCCGGAGGAAGGCCCCGTCATCATGATCGTCGGGGAACGACACTTCGAGATTGACCAGGTAGGCGCCGACTTCGACACGTTCCTCAACTTCAAGCGCTATCTCGACGGCCGCCACACGGTCAAGGAAATCTCCGAAATAACCGGCATTTCGCCCGACGACGCGATCGGGATTGTCAACGGATTCGCCGAGCAAGAGCTGATTCGTGTCGAAGACGAGTCGCTCGACAAGATCCCGGTTCCGGTGTTCCTCGACCAGATCGACCGCTCCACCGGGATGTGGAGCGAGCAGATCGGTTTCCACCGCTTCTGGTCGAGCCTGGAGAACCAGCGTTACCGCAAAGAGGTCTTCCTCGGATTGATCCTGGAGACCTACCACTACATCAAAGCCGCCAGCCGCCACATCTCCACCGCCATCGCGCACTGCACGGACCCGGCGTGGGAACACCAACTGTCGGAGTACCTGTCGGAGGAATACAACCACGCGTGGATGGCGCGCGACAGCCTGCTGCGCATGGGCCTGTCCCAGGACGAGGTCGAGAACGCCCATCCCGTCATCGGGACCTGGTCGCTGATCAACAACCTGTGCGAGATCGCCCGCGGCGACACCCTGGGCTACCTCGCCTGCACCAAACTGTTCGAAGCGCGCGACTCCGAAACCCTGGACGGCGCGAACGACCTGCAACGGCTGGCCGTGGCCTACGGCTACCCCGAAGACTGCCTTGAACCGCTGGTGTCGCACGTCGCCGAGGACGTCAACGCCAACCACACCGGCCTGCTCGAGGAAGCCCTGGAAGGACGCGACTACGTTCCCGCCGCTCAGGCGCACCGCGCGGTGAACAACCTGCACGACCTGAAGCACTCGTTCGACCAGTACTACTACGGCATCGCGCAGTACTACTCCGATATTTCCAACTACATCCCCCGCCTGAAGGTCGACTACTTCAGCCTGTGA
- a CDS encoding MFS transporter: MGSSFWRLFGAYAINTVGDEFYALALPLVLLASGYPGASVTFLFGVLTASTVAAGFVVGYLVDRYPPRGVLTTSYLASAAILFLGVGAVAAGADGYAVALAGAAILGVFAALSAAAVDAGIPRTVAREDQASRGYSLVESARTAALIFGPACAGLVTLISNLLWVLSANAGSFLLAAAISHTRGTAARHRRAPGEPVFAMIRDGLRAVLRNRALGIGIGLSLIANITLGAEQPLFLTRFVRDFGVSGMLTSAVVIAAGLSAIATSLVLTHLARRLTARTAMIWSCVASALAAAGIGLTTNPPLAAALYCVLCASTISYNVYWRTYRQQVVPAGLLGRVSATCRSLAYSGIVLGTTVVGAFQQAGATTGLLFTAGGFACLTGMLVGAILSRPLSSAKRRVRDDHAESPPSPGDPRPEQPRHR; this comes from the coding sequence ATGGGCAGCAGCTTCTGGCGGCTGTTCGGCGCGTACGCGATCAACACCGTCGGCGACGAGTTCTACGCGCTCGCCCTGCCCTTGGTGCTGCTCGCTTCCGGCTACCCGGGAGCTTCGGTGACGTTCCTGTTCGGCGTCTTGACCGCATCGACCGTCGCGGCCGGATTCGTGGTCGGCTACCTCGTCGACCGCTATCCGCCTCGCGGCGTCCTGACCACCTCGTACCTCGCGTCCGCCGCGATCCTGTTCCTCGGCGTCGGCGCGGTGGCAGCGGGCGCAGACGGCTATGCGGTCGCGTTGGCCGGTGCAGCGATTCTCGGAGTGTTCGCCGCGCTCTCGGCCGCCGCAGTCGACGCCGGCATCCCTCGCACCGTGGCGCGTGAAGACCAGGCCAGCCGCGGCTACTCCCTGGTCGAATCCGCTCGCACGGCCGCCCTCATCTTCGGGCCCGCTTGCGCCGGGCTGGTCACCTTGATCTCCAACCTGCTCTGGGTGCTCAGCGCCAACGCGGGCTCATTCCTGCTCGCCGCCGCTATCTCCCACACGCGCGGCACCGCCGCACGCCACCGTCGCGCCCCCGGCGAGCCCGTGTTCGCGATGATCCGCGACGGCCTCCGCGCAGTGCTGCGCAACCGCGCGCTGGGCATCGGCATCGGACTCAGCCTGATCGCCAACATCACCCTCGGAGCCGAGCAACCGCTGTTCCTGACCCGGTTCGTCCGCGACTTCGGAGTCTCCGGCATGCTGACTTCCGCAGTGGTCATCGCCGCGGGTCTCAGCGCCATCGCCACCTCGCTCGTGCTGACCCACCTGGCACGGCGGCTCACCGCCCGCACCGCGATGATCTGGTCCTGCGTCGCCAGCGCACTCGCCGCCGCTGGCATCGGACTCACCACCAACCCGCCGCTGGCCGCCGCCCTGTACTGCGTCCTGTGCGCCTCCACCATCAGCTACAACGTCTACTGGCGCACCTACCGGCAACAGGTCGTCCCCGCGGGCCTGCTCGGCCGCGTCTCGGCCACCTGCCGAAGCCTGGCCTACAGCGGCATCGTGCTCGGCACCACAGTCGTCGGCGCGTTCCAGCAAGCCGGCGCCACCACCGGCCTCCTGTTCACCGCCGGCGGCTTCGCGTGCCTGACCGGCATGCTCGTCGGAGCGATCCTTTCCCGCCCACTGTCTTCTGCGAAACGACGCGTCCGCGACGACCACGCCGAAAGTCCGCCATCTCCCGGCGATCCGCGCCCGGAACAACCACGGCACCGCTGA
- a CDS encoding SRPBCC family protein: MSTTPQDPTTLHVDTVVDVPLERAFRLFTERFDEIKPREHNLLAVPIERTVLEPEAGGTVYDIGADGSRCTWARVLAYEPPTRLLLSWDISPRWQLEPDPARTSEVEIRFTAESAERTRVALEHRHLDRHGEGWESFAGLDSGSGWPLYLDRFRAATQRTAAGN; the protein is encoded by the coding sequence ATGAGCACCACCCCGCAAGACCCGACCACGCTGCACGTCGACACCGTCGTCGACGTTCCCCTCGAGCGCGCCTTCCGCCTGTTCACGGAGCGGTTCGACGAAATCAAGCCTCGCGAGCACAACCTCCTCGCAGTCCCGATCGAACGGACCGTGCTCGAACCCGAAGCGGGCGGCACCGTGTACGACATCGGCGCCGACGGCAGCCGGTGCACCTGGGCCCGGGTGCTTGCCTACGAGCCGCCGACCCGGCTGCTCCTCAGCTGGGACATCAGCCCGCGCTGGCAGCTGGAGCCCGATCCCGCTCGCACCAGCGAGGTCGAGATCCGGTTCACCGCTGAGAGCGCCGAACGCACCCGGGTAGCGCTCGAACACCGGCACCTCGACCGGCACGGTGAAGGCTGGGAGAGCTTCGCCGGTCTCGATTCCGGCTCGGGCTGGCCGCTGTACCTCGACCGGTTCCGCGCCGCGACGCAACGAACTGCTGCGGGGAACTGA
- a CDS encoding TnsA-like heteromeric transposase endonuclease subunit — translation MQFLVSTARHHGYESLAEARLLLTLDFAGCLLDVLSQPVRLRFDTADGPREHIPDFFAVTERGRWLIDVRPAGRIGERDAVAFAATDLVAARCGWGYAVTTSWRHPGAATVDALAAQRRPLDDRLGMIAKLLDAAAHGPRPFAALAAGTSAPAIARTYLLHLLWHRPLTMDLHGALSDSTAIGPVRTASGRVR, via the coding sequence GTGCAGTTCCTGGTCAGCACCGCCCGCCATCACGGCTACGAGTCTCTGGCCGAGGCCCGGCTGCTGTTGACGCTCGACTTCGCCGGCTGCCTGCTTGACGTGCTGTCGCAGCCGGTGCGACTGCGGTTCGACACCGCCGACGGGCCCCGCGAGCACATCCCGGACTTCTTCGCTGTGACCGAACGCGGACGGTGGCTGATCGATGTCCGTCCCGCCGGACGGATCGGCGAGCGCGACGCCGTGGCGTTCGCCGCGACCGACCTGGTCGCCGCGCGCTGCGGGTGGGGCTACGCGGTGACGACCAGCTGGCGTCATCCCGGAGCCGCCACCGTCGACGCCCTCGCCGCGCAGCGCCGACCGCTCGACGACCGGCTCGGCATGATCGCAAAACTGCTCGATGCTGCCGCGCACGGTCCGCGCCCGTTCGCCGCATTGGCCGCCGGCACGTCCGCCCCCGCGATCGCGCGGACCTACCTGCTGCACCTGCTGTGGCACCGGCCTCTCACCATGGACCTGCACGGCGCGCTCTCCGACAGCACTGCGATCGGACCGGTCCGCACTGCGTCGGGACGCGTGCGGTGA
- a CDS encoding DUF6355 family natural product biosynthesis protein → MSVASVSAPALWVGTALGASAAPSVPARVLDPCGYIDPGMYRHCDGGSGSTVMLDVQDILRSIYHYCVGPGTTNLQPVIRLRVIDAWWNGGVRCQPGYYGPA, encoded by the coding sequence ATGTCCGTGGCAAGCGTATCCGCGCCTGCTCTCTGGGTAGGCACTGCTTTGGGAGCGTCGGCGGCGCCATCCGTGCCAGCGCGAGTCCTCGACCCTTGCGGCTACATCGACCCAGGGATGTATCGGCACTGCGACGGCGGGAGCGGCTCGACGGTCATGCTGGATGTGCAAGACATCCTGCGGAGCATCTACCACTACTGCGTCGGCCCCGGCACAACGAACCTTCAGCCCGTCATCAGGCTGAGGGTGATCGACGCGTGGTGGAACGGTGGCGTCAGGTGTCAGCCCGGTTACTACGGTCCCGCGTGA